The Bremerella alba genome includes a window with the following:
- a CDS encoding glycosyltransferase family 4 protein, with amino-acid sequence MLNPAPRIVLDLEKSRNACSGLGQFARNLGRALTTEMSDCGLHPIPLVSAAQVNDFSTPDAIKAKLWRKEIFQRWYRWTQSGRSPAYALWHATHQQAKYLPLNSKTRVLLTIHDLNYLREKKGPKIEREHRRIARLIRRADAVTVISKFVAGEVQSHFDLQNKPLQVIYNGRPDVSQYVAQQPAWLNASRPFLFSIGIIDRKKNFHVLLDLIQRLPNHQLVIAGQNDSEYAGEMRRTIEEFNLSDRVSIPGPVSDEQRQWLYENCEAFVFPSLTEGFGLPPIEAMTVGKPVFLARRTSLPEIGGQRAFYWDDFTAEHMFDVYQRGMQIFNASPEYAQLLQQAAARFCWQESARQYVDLYRRILQMEEVERSLPTLAAA; translated from the coding sequence ATGCTCAATCCAGCACCACGTATTGTCCTTGATCTCGAGAAGTCTCGGAACGCTTGTTCCGGGCTGGGGCAATTTGCCCGCAATCTCGGACGTGCGCTGACCACCGAAATGAGCGACTGCGGCCTGCACCCGATTCCCCTGGTAAGCGCTGCCCAGGTCAACGATTTCAGTACGCCGGATGCCATCAAGGCAAAGCTGTGGCGAAAAGAAATCTTCCAGCGCTGGTATCGCTGGACCCAATCAGGGCGATCCCCGGCGTACGCGTTGTGGCATGCAACGCATCAACAAGCCAAATACCTTCCCTTGAACTCGAAGACGCGCGTCTTGCTGACGATTCACGATCTGAATTATTTGCGAGAAAAGAAGGGTCCCAAGATCGAACGCGAGCATCGCCGAATCGCACGTTTGATTCGACGGGCCGATGCGGTCACGGTCATCTCGAAATTCGTCGCTGGGGAAGTTCAGTCGCACTTCGACCTACAAAACAAGCCATTACAAGTGATTTATAATGGCCGACCAGACGTATCTCAGTACGTCGCCCAGCAACCGGCGTGGCTCAATGCCAGCCGTCCCTTCCTGTTCAGCATTGGGATTATCGACCGGAAGAAGAATTTCCACGTCCTGCTCGACCTGATCCAGCGACTACCAAACCACCAGCTAGTGATCGCCGGCCAGAACGATTCCGAGTATGCCGGTGAAATGCGTCGCACGATTGAAGAATTCAACCTTTCCGACCGCGTCTCGATACCGGGGCCAGTCAGCGACGAACAGCGACAGTGGCTCTACGAAAACTGCGAAGCGTTTGTATTCCCATCTCTCACCGAAGGCTTCGGCCTTCCCCCGATCGAAGCGATGACCGTCGGCAAACCTGTCTTCCTGGCAAGACGCACGAGCTTGCCTGAAATTGGCGGTCAAAGAGCGTTCTATTGGGACGACTTCACCGCAGAGCACATGTTCGACGTCTACCAGCGAGGCATGCAGATCTTCAACGCCTCGCCTGAATACGCACAACTCCTTCAACAGGCCGCCGCACGATTCTGCTGGCAAGAGTCGGCACGACAGTACGTCGACCTCTACCGAAGAATCCTGCAGATGGAAGAAGTAGAGCGTTCCCTCCCAACCCTAGCCGCAGCATGA